Proteins from a genomic interval of Euwallacea fornicatus isolate EFF26 chromosome 37, ASM4011564v1, whole genome shotgun sequence:
- the Duox gene encoding dual oxidase isoform X1 translates to MSAGLVSLSIVYCAILSCSALQSDPPRHKLEKQRYDGWFNNLAHPEWGSVGSHLTRRAPPAYADGVYMLSGQDRPSPRTLSKMFMKGVDGLGSMTNRTALLAFFGQLVTSEVVMASESGCPIEMHRIDIDKCDGMYDKECKGNRYIPFHRASYDKQTGQSPNSPREQLNHVTSWIDGSFIYSTSEPWVNAMRSFNNGTFLTDENGKLPIKNYKKVPLFNNPVPHMMKMQSSERLFLLGDPRTNQNPALLTLGLLFFRWHNEIANRVQRSNPSWSDEDVFQRARRIVVATLQNIILYEYLPAFLGEPLPKYKGYHQNVHPGITHVFQSAAFRFGHSLIPPGLYRRDSKCNFKTTKRGHLALRLCTTWWDSNDVLTKTSIEELLMGISSQLAEREDSVLCSDVREKLFGPMEFSRRDLGALNIMRARDNGLPDYNTIRASYGLTKRSNFTEINPQLFKEKPELLHTLISAYRGDINNVDVYVGGMLESLGHPGELFRTVIKEQFARLRDSDRFWFENEASGIFTKKDIEELRRVSLWDVIVNSTAVPPEAVQRNVFFWHEGDPCQQPGQLNVSQMEPCKMITGYDYFEGNELVFIYACVFLGFVPILCAGAGYGVVKLQNRRRRRLKTKQEELTRRNGKLPVDAITVHEWLHANYRRLVKIKFGPDSAIHVVDRKGVTLRTLSLKHVDSVLVEESLDITAAKKPMLLLHVPKDHDLVLEFDSVGGKRKFLAKLELFLNSNKKNFLLTQVVREIMLAKAETKQRREKKLEHFFREAYALTFGLRPGERRRGSDDTMDGEVVTVMRTSLTKGEFASALGMKTDAVFVTKMFNIVDKDGDGRISFQEFLDTIVLFSRGKTDDKLRIIFDMCDNDRNGVIDKQEFSEMLRSLVEIARTTSLSDDHVTELIDGMFQDAGLQHKNYLTYQDFKEMMREYKGDFVAIGLDCKGAKQNFLDTSTNVARMTSFHIEPSIDSDKSFLRLKWDSLTTFLEENRQNIFYLFLFYVVTIALFVERFIHYSFMAEHTDLRHIMGVGIAITRGSAASLSFCYSMLLLTMCRNSITKLKEFTVQQYIPLDANIQFHKIAACTALFFSLLHTVGHIVNFYHVSTQPLENLKCLTNEIRFPSDYKPGISFWLFQTITGVTGVLLFIIMCVIVVFAHPTIRKKAYKFFWFTHSLYVLLYALSLIHGLARLTGAPRFWIFFIGPGIIFTLDKVVSMRTRYIPLDVLETELLPSDVIKIKFYRPPNLKYLSGQWVRLACTAFNDREFHSFTLTSAPHENFLSCHIKAQGPWTWKLRNYFDPCNYNPEDQPKILLEGPFGGGNQDWYKFEVAVMVGGGIGVTPYASILNDLVFGTSTNRYSGVACKKVYFLWICPSHKHFEWFIDVLRDVERKDVTNVLEIHIFITQFFHKFDLRTTMLYICENHFQRLSKTSIFTSLKAVNHFGRPDMTSFLKFVQKRHSYVSKIGVFSCGPRPLTKSVMSACDEVNMGRKLPYFIHHFENFG, encoded by the exons ATGAGTGCTGGCTTAGTTTCACTTAGTATTGTTTATTGTGCCATTTTAAGCTGCAGCGCCCTGCAGTCAG ATCCGCCACGccataaattagaaaaacaacGATACGACGGATGGTTCAATAACTTGGCACATCCGGAATGGGGTTCCGTAGGTAG CCACCTCACTCGGAGAGCGCCTCCTGCGTACGCAGATGGGGTTTACATGCTGTCGGGCCAAGACAGACCCAGTCCTCGCACCCTTAGTAAAATGTTCATGAAGGGGGTGGACGGCTTGGGCTCCATGACGAACCGAACAGCCCTGCTGGCCTTTTTTGGTCAGTTGGTGACGTCCGAGGTGGTGATGGCCAGCGAAAGCGGGTGTCCCATTGAAATGCACCGCATTGACATTGATAAATGCGACGGAATGTACGATAAAGAGTGTAAGGGCAATAGGTACATTCCCTTTCATAGAGCCAGTTACGATAAGCAGACAGGGCAGAGCCCTAACAGTCCCCGAGAGCAG CTCAACCACGTCACCAGCTGGATTGACGGCAGTTTCATCTATAGCACTAGTGAGCCTTGGGTGAACGCTATGCGATCCTTTAACAATGGCACTTTTCTCACTGACGAGAACGGAAAATTgccaattaaaaactacaaaaaggtGCCGTTATTTAATAACCCGGTGCCCCACATGATGAAGATGCAGAGCTCTGAGAGGCTGTTCT TGTTGGGAGACCCCCGCACTAACCAGAACCCGGCCCTTTTGACCCTAGGACTTTTATTCTTTCGCTGGCACAATGAGATAGCGAATCGAGTGCAACGCTCCAATCCCTCATGGAGCGACGAGGACGTGTTCCAGAGAGCGCGTCGTATCGTCGTCGCAACGCTGCAA AATATTATCTTGTACGAGTATTTGCCGGCCTTCCTTGGAGAACCACTGCCCAAATACAAAGGATACCATCAGAACGTGCATCCGGGGATAACCCACGTGTTCCAGAGCGCAGCCTTCAGGTTCGGGCATTCACTAATCCCGCCAGGGCTGTATAGGAGGGACTCAAAATGCAACTTCAAAACCACAAAAAGAGGACACTTAGCTTTGCGATTGTGTACCACGTGGTGGGACTCGAAT GATGTTTTGACTAAGACCTCTATTGAAGAGCTCTTAATGGGCATTTCGTCACAACTGGCCGAAAGAGAAGACTCTGTTCTGTGCTCAGATGTGAGAGAGAAACTATTCGGTCCTATGGAGTTCTCCAGGCGGGACTTGGGGGCATTAAATATAATGAGAGCTCGCGATAACGGGCTCCCCGACTATAACACT ATCCGAGCGTCTTATGGGCTTACAAAACGTTCCAATTTTACGGAAATCAACCCTCAATTATTCAAAGAGAAACCGGAATTATTGCACACCTTGATCTCGGCTTATAGGGGGGATATAAACAACGTAGATGTCTATGTAGGGGGAATGTTAGAGAGTCTAGGACACCCGGGAGAACTTTTTAGGACAGTAATCAAAGAGCAATTTGCTCGCTTAAGGGATTCTGATCGGTTTTGGTTCGAGAATGAAGCCAGCGG gatttttaccaaaaaagaCATAGAGGAGTTACGGCGCGTGAGTTTATGGGATGTGATAGTAAACAGCACTGCGGTGCCCCCAGAGGCGGTGCAgagaaatgtgtttttttggcATGAAGGTGATCCATGTCAGCAACCAGGGCAGTTGAATGTGTCTCAAATGGAGCCCTGCAAAATGATTACCGGGTATGATTATTTCGAA GGTAACGAACTGGTGTTCATTTACGCATGTGTCTTTCTTGGTTTCGTTCCTATCTTGTGCGCGGGCGCTGGGTACGGTGTCGTCAAGTTACAAAACCGGCGCCGACGCCGCCTCAAAACCAAACAAGAAGAACTCACAAGGCGCAACGGTAAATTACCAGTCGACGCCATTACAGTGCACGAATGGCTGCACGCCAACTACCGGCGCCTCGTTAAAATCAAATTCGGCCCCGATTCTGCCATCCACGTGGTAGATCGCAAAGGAGTCACTTTACGCACCCTCAGCTTGAAACACGTGGACTCGGTATTGGTGGAGGAATCGCTTGATATAACCGCGGCTAAGAAACCGATGCTGCTACTTCACGTGCCTAAAGATCACGATTTGGTGCTAGAGTTCGACTCTGTGGGGGGGAAACGCAAATTTTTGGCCAAACTGGAATTGTTCCTCAATTctaacaagaaaaattttttgctGACGCAGGTAGTCAGAGAGATTATGCTGGCTAAAGCTGAGACTAAACAGAGGCGCGAAAAGAAGTTGGAGCATTTTTTCAGAGAAGCCTATGCGTTGACGTTTGGGTTGCGTCCAGGGGAGCGTCGCCGGGGCAGCGATGACACCATGGATGGGGAGGTGGTGACGGTGATGCGCACCTCTCTCACCAAAGGCGAGTTCGCCAGCGCTTTGGGCATGAAAACAGATGCAGTGTTTGTGACCAAAATGTTCAATATTGTGGACAAGGACGGGGACGGCCGAATTTCCTTTCAGGAATTTCTGGATACGATCGTGCTATTTTCCCGCGGTAAAACCGACGATAAGCTGCGTATCATCTTTGATATGTGTGATAACGATCGGAACGGCGTTATAGATAAGCAAGAGTTTTCAGAAATGCTGCGCAGTCTAGTTGAGATCGCCCGTACCACCAGTTTGTCAGATGACCATGTGACTGAGCTCATAGACGGCATGTTTCAG GACGCGGGGTTACAACACAAAAACTATCTCACATACCAAGATTTTAAGGAGATGATGCGCGAGTACAAGGGCGATTTCGTGGCCATAGGTTTAGACTGCAAAGGCGCCAAACAGAACTTCCTGGATACTTCAACCAATGTAGCGCGCATGACCAGTTTTCATATAGAGCCGAGCATTGACAGTGATAAGTCTTTTTTGCGCTTAAAATGGGACAGTTTGACTACCTTTCTCGAGGAGAATAgacagaatattttttatttgttcctGTTCTATGTGGTGACCATCGCCCTTTTTGTCGAGCGCTTCattc ATTATTCGTTTATGGCAGAACACACAGACTTGCGTCACATAATGGGAGTAGGCATTGCGATCACTAGAGGGTCGGCAGCTTCTCTATCTTTCTGTTATTCAATGCTCTTGCTCACCATGTGCAGGAATTCGATTACGAAATTAAAGGAGTTTACGGTGCAGCAATATATTCCTTTAGACGCCAATATACAGTTCCATAAAATAGCGGCGTGTACCgctcttttcttttctttgttaCATACTGTAGGCcatattgtcaatttttatCATGTGTCAACGCAACCACTagagaatttaaaatgtttgacCAACGAGATTCGATTCCCATCCGATTATAAGCCGGGAATTAGCTTTTGGCTATTTCAGACCATCACAG gAGTTACTGGGGTGCTCCTTTTCATCATTATGTGCGTCATCGTAGTCTTCGCGCATCCcacaattagaaaaaaagcTTACAAATTCTTCTGGTTCACCCACAGTCTCTATGTACTTCTATATGCCCTTTCGCTGATCCACGGCCTGGCCCGTCTAACCGGAGCGCCACgcttttggatatttttcatCGGACCAGGTATAATTTTCACCTTGGATAAGGTGGTCAGCATGCGCACGCGATATATTCCACTGGACGTACTGGAAACGGAGTTGCTTCCCTCCGACGTAATCAAAATCAAGTTCTACAGACCTCCAAACCTCAAGTATTTATCCGGGCAATGGGTACGGTTGGCTTGTACTGCTTTTAACGACCGAGAGTTTCATTCTTTTACTTTGACGTCTGCTCCACATGAGAATTTTCTGTCGTGCCACATTAAAGCTCAAG GGCCCTGGACGTGGAAGCTGCGTAATTATTTTGACCCTTGTAACTACAACCCTGAGGATCAACCTAAGATCTTGCTTGAAGGGCCCTTTGGAGGGGGCAATCAAGACTGGTACAAGTTCGAGGTGGCCGTTATGGTAGGGGGCGGCATTGGAGTGACCCCATACGCATCAATTCTCAACGATTTAGTCTTTGGAACGTCCACTAATCGCTACTCAGGAGTGGCGTGCaaaaag GTGTATTTCCTGTGGATTTGCCCTTCGCACAAACATTTTGAGTGGTTCATCGATGTCCTTAGAGATGTAGAACGGAAGGACGTCACAAACGTGTtggaaattcatatttttatcacACAATTTTTCCACAAGTTCGACCTAAGAACCACCATGCTG tATATTTGCGAAAATCACTTCCAGCGCCTGTCAAAAACGTCTATATTCACCAGTTTGAAGGCAGTTAATCACTTTGGAAGACCGGACATGacgtcatttttaaaattcgtccAGAAACGGCATAGTTAC GTAAGTAAAATAGGGGTATTTAGCTGCGGACCGAGGCCTCTTACAAAGAGCGTGATGTCAGCCTGCGATGAAGTTAACATGGGAAGGAAACTGCCTTATTTCATCCATCACTTCGAGAACTTCGGTTAA